CCCGACCCTCCAAACCCATCCGCTTGCTCTGTGTGACACACCTTAACTCGATCGGCTTCCGTCTTACTCACCCCAGCTGTTACGGGTTTCCCTCCTGTTTCCTTTTGGTTTCATGGTCGTGCAAACGGCTCGACTTAATAGTTACAGTATTTACCTACTCATGAGTGTTCTAGAATCTCGTGGATGTGAGAAATCATTCTGATGTAAAGCATGTGCAAGGCACACATTTGCCTCAACTGTTTTGTAACGCTGTCAAGCATAAAcaacctatatatatataatataatatatatatatatatatacactgtacAATGTTCTGTTCTCACATTGTATTAAATGTAAACCAATCACTTGACAGTTTCCTGTCTGGTTTTTCTCCCACCTGTCCTTTAGTCATTGTCACAATCATGAACACATCAGTCACAAGAGGCACATAGTGGTTTAAGAGCACTTTATTGTTCATTGAGGCTACTTTAAGTACAAAAAAAGTTGGCCTGCCAAAACCTTTTTAGTTGAAGGAGACACAGGGGCCACAGATTGAGGGTTTAATACAGATTTACAAACAGTTTGAAGTACAACGTTGATGCAGCTTCCAAGTGAAGGAACTTGAGAGTTTCTGTCTCATTTATTTGGAAGCAGAACCAGTCTTCCCGGGTTCTAGAGTTAAATAAACATAGCTAATACAGTAGCAATTCAACCCCAACAGGATATATATGAGGGACATAGGCTGTGTCACACATCCCAGGGTACATCCCATCCAGTGTGGCCTGCATAGAGATCAATGGATAAATGAACATGGTTGAACAGCTGTTTGACTACCTGGCCAGATTGTCTCCATAGTTACACCCATGCAGGGTCGAGGGCTCAGGTAGGACCACTGCCAAACAGAACATGCCCTGGGGGGGGATCAACGCTCTATCCATCCTCCAACAGGGGAATCGAGGTGACCTTTAGTGCGACACAGCCAATGTAACTCCCCACCCCAGACCAATCATGGATTTACCTATCTCAGACAGGTCAGAtgagcacttttttttttttttttctgtcgtCCCAAGAGGCAAATGGTTGATCAAGAATGTCACGGTTGGTGTTCGACTCTGCATTGAGACTGCTGATTCGCCGTCAGCATTAATACACAAGTGGCCATCGACGCAGTGTTTCCATACAATAACTGTGTTCCTGCACTTTTTTTACCTTTTCGACAAACTCTACAAACAAAAAagatcaacttttttttttcacaagaaaagaaaatgcatGATTACAATAAAAGGACAGGGAAAAAAATTAAATAGCTACATGTCATTAACAAATTAACTGTTCCTCAAAAAATACCTacgatttttttttctctgtacaTTCGTTACGCACAGCGTAATGATGGTCTATATaaaaagaaaagtatttttgaaGTGATTTTCCTACAGCGTGTAGGGATAGTTTTCTGAAGCAGAGTAAGCCTCCTATCTACTGATGGTAGTGAAATGTGTATGAGTATGACATTGGGACACAATGCCCATTCCCTCTGTGTTTACGTACATTAAATGAATATCTTACGATGGCCAAATATCATAGTCACAACTTTTTTTCATGTCCAATACATGAACACAAACGACGTAAAGAAACCCATGAATCTGTGGAGAACTACCCAGATGTTtctgtttcttctctctctaaaCGTTTGACTCAGACCCACTTTGAGAACAGTCAACTGTCTGGCAGTTGGATTCTGATTCGGAGTAAATGGTTGTGTCATTGTCCAGAAGTAGTATGAACTGGCGTGATGGAATGTATGGCCATCCGACCACAGACAGGGAAAGGCCTCTGGGCAGTGTCACAACCCCGGCCTCACCACAACCAGACACCTTAGTCATCGCTTACTGGTTAGTTAGTAGCTATGTATGCTGAGATCGAGAGAAATGGTGACACCTGTGCTAAGTTCCCTATAGGAGGAATGTATGACACCTTGGTACAGGCTGATCACGAGTTCGAAGGTCGGTTCCTCAAGCTGCCGCAGCCGGCCGACCGCAAACAAAACGTGTTGGCAAAAgtagaggggggaaaaaaaaataCGACGCCATCGAAATCTCTGCGCTCGTCGGAAGAGAAGTTGCCTCCTAGGCTTTGACCCGTCTCTGGCTGTTTGCGTTGCTCATGTTCAGTCATGCACAGTGCTGCAGCATCCTGTACCATGGGACTACCGTCACAGAAATCCGATTGGTTCATGTGTAGCGCCGGGCCTATCCGGAGGCCGTCCTTGTGTAGCTGGCCGTTACCATAATGAAGATTTGAATACAAAATCATAATATCGAGTTAAACTGTACCAGTAGTGAGTCTATCTAGGACTGTTActgacaacaaaaacaataaaactACATCTGAAAACAGGCTAGTAGTAGTGAGATTGAAATGTCTAAACATTAATAGATACCAGCTATTCAAAACATGCAGTtgtaaagcaaaaaaaaacaaaactaaaaaaACAATTACCCTTCAAACCTTACCTAAAATCTACCAAACCACAGTGCTTAGtaaagggtggagaggggggggggggggggagatgaggggggctAATCAGAGTGATCACAATGCCCATGTTTGGAGAAGGGACACAGTTCAGTTGTGAGTATCAACcttacaaaaaatgtgtttggggGAAAAAGGAACTGGGCATCGTCTCTCCCCTGGCTTTGGAACTGCTTGGTTTTAAACTCTGAGTGGAACGCAGCATCACCTAACTGTCATTCAGCAATCTGCCCTCGAAACGCCATCTATTCATAAGCATGTGTATATCCAACATGAGTTCGACATGCAACCTTAATCCCTCGACAGTAGTGCAAATCGGACCAGGCCTTTCGCTTCAAGTATACACATACGATATCAGGGAGAGCTCTACAGTGTGGAGTGTAAGCAtgtagggaaagaaagagatgaatGTGAGCAAATGGATTCCaatttttcctttccttcttCGAGGGGGTAGCAAATTAGCATCCGAGGTATCTTTGGTAACAAAGGCATAGGGGGGTTGGGATGCTTGCTGGAGTCATGTGGTAAAGAAAAAGGATTTTTGCTAGCTTTCCTTTCAAATGCTGGACAAAAGATAACGCAAAACACAAAGCTGTACGCAAAACCTAACATAGacagaaacaaaagaaaaaacgtTAGACGGTCCAAACCAAAAAaaacgcctccctccctccctccgtcatcaCTATGTACACGGCTATACACTGGCGCTGCTCCAAGCGGGGATGGCTAACTCATGCAGGGGCGCCGAAGGGCTGAGCGGGTTCGCTGGCTGTCTTCTGGTGGGGCAAGGGGGCGGAGCTCCAAGTCCTTCAGGAGACCAAGGAgggggagtggttgtggttgaccatgtggttggagggggaggagtcgggGCTGCTGGTGGAGCTGCCCTTGGCCTTGATCTGGAGCCAGGTCTCCCCCAGGGCCTTGGCGAAGTGGTCGTCCACCGAGCCTGTGATGGACACCGAGTTGGCGAGGGGCTCGGGGCTCCTTGTAGTTCTTGCCCAGGCTGCGGCGGAAGTGCTCCTCGATCACGGGGTCGCACGCCGTGTTGGtcggagctgggggggggatggagaggcagGTTAGCCCACGCGGACACACGGTCACGCACACCGCAGGTTCAtttacatgccccccccccctggatctCTGATTGCTTACAATAAAAAATGACGGAGTTGTTGATATTGGAATTTTATATTTTAGTATCGCACGCATttaaaaatgtgtatgtgtatgatgGCAACGCCCCTGACACATCCTctcaacactctctctcctcatcaggTGTTTAATGTATTATGGGATGGTTTAACTGACACCCTAATGTAATGTAACCCACTGGATTTAGTACACGCTCTCAAAGAGAGGTCCGAGTACAAATGTCTTCAGTGTCTCCAGATGTAGATACAGGAGACCTGACAGGAAACCGAGGGGTTGCATAAGCCAAGCTGGTTCCCATTACTGTGTTTTCCTtctaagaggaggagagaggtcccTGCAGAGAGATGAGATCTGTGTTCCCGTGGCCCTCAGCTGACCCCAGCCTGACCCCTGTGCTGACAGAACagacctgccctcctcctcctcctcacagcccaTTGGACAACAGGCAGAGACATGCTCCACTTACTGTCCTGGGGCATGTTTGGTGTTTCAGCGCTaggtcagggaggtggagggcatTGTTAAGTCCTAACTTAACCTGAGGTGATCCACAACTCACTTAAAGGCGAGAGGGAACTGAATGGATGGCTAACAGACAGAATCGCGGAAGCATTTGGTGTGAGAAGTAACGTCATAATCGATATCAAATCAAGTCAAGTCTACTACCGTGGAGGTTCTTATGGAGATGGGGATCTGATGTGAGGTGCAGGGGGGGGGAACTTACTGTTGGGGGTTCTCCTGTAGTTggggggcaggctggaggagcagcCGTTGTGAGACACGGGGCAGTGAGACAGGTTACAGTTACGTTTGTTGGCCGGAGCGCACGTGATCACAGATGGACGATTCtgccggggggaggaggagggtgttaGATACAGGTACAATCCCTACTTTGCCTGGAGGACACAGTTACcagctgctgtgtctgtgtgggccaCGGTATCATGACGGTCCCACCACAGAGCAGGACATCGGTGTGACGGGTAAGGAGGTGAAGGacgtaggaggggggggggcggagtctGACCTGCTGGCGCGCCACCGAGCTGACGACGGGCGAGATGGGCGCCATGGTGCGGGCGGCGTCCATGTTGTTTTTGGTCAGTGCCAGGGGCTGGTCCATGGCCAGGCTGGGCATGTGGGCGTAGGGGTGGTTGCCGTGGAGACCGATGGACGGGGCCACGGCGCGTTCAATGGGGCTCCGGCTGCGCTCGCGGGGGTCCTTGCGGTAGCAGTCCCCGTTGGCAGGCTTGCCTctgttgggggagggagaggggggagggagggggggggggggagaggggctgttACTACGGGGGGGCCGTGTCCACAGCAGCACGACATGAACAGGCACAGCAGCTAATAACACAGCTGGGCCAGGCATGTTCTCTTCACGACGCTCCGCTCAGCCCGTCTGAGGGCTCGACAACAACTGTTCGACAGACTGTGGTCTCCGCTCCAACGCTCGGAACGTACCGCCCCGACGCTCGCACACCTCCTCGCCGACGGAAAACGCCGACCAACCAAACGCCAAGAGGTCGAAACGGACGAGCCTCCGACCTCTACAGAACCCGACGACAGAAGGCCAGCTCAAATCATGGACTTCGTGGAACCGTGGAATCTTTGCTTGTGACTGCATCTACAACGAGACCTATAAATACTACATTTGAACCTTGAAAAGAACAACACCGGTGTCTTATCTTGAACGCCAACGTTTGGAATATGACAtcaccttgggggggggggggactactgGTACTTTTTCGACCAACAATCTCTTACTGCATGCGTGTTCCTGCTCTGTTTTGTATATCACCCTTCCTGCAatagccctctcctcctccccccctctccctctcttctctcctgtcgtcaGAAGGGTGGACTGAGGGCTTTttaagggaagggggggggggcttctttcctgtcctctctgtcctgcCTCAGACAAAAGGGAGATGACAGTCCTGTTCCCCCGGCCGTGGAGCAGGGCGGGGACACGCCGAGGAGCGCCCCCAGTGAGCGCCGGCTCTCCTGTACGCTTCGTAGTACGGCGTGACCAGGCAACCCCTACCAGAGAAGAAAGCATCTGGGAGCTCTCTGTTACCATCCAAACACCAACATTCGTCTTTTCCAACCCCCAACAAATGGGCAAATAGAAAGGGGGGAAAACTGAGATAAagcgtaagagagagaaaggggtgagCAAGGGagttttgtggatgtgtgagagagagagagacagagagagagagagagagagagagagagagagagagagagagagagagagagagagagagagagagagagagagatgaatgcaTGAGACCTCAGCTACAAGAGAATGAGGCCGAGGGTTTCCTTCCGTTCTGGTTTCCTTTCTTCCCAGTTTCCATGGATATTTCggttgtaggccggtctctctctacctcagagCTCCCGCACAGCCCACTTCCTGTGGAGTCTCAGAGAGACTTGGCAAATCCCGTTTCCCAGGAACAATACATCAAACAATGGATCCCAGACCCAGAACTCTGCTAGTGCCACAGCGCGTCTGCTTTATCGCTGAGATTTTCCTCCAAAAAGATTTGAAAAGCtgctgtgtttttttccccaaccCCATAAGGGTTGAACCCAAACAACGACTTGGTCTACGACTAGCTTAAGTTCTCGTAGCAAAATATTAACTTCCATTCAGCAGAACGTACATGATTACGCCGACTCCTATCCTCTGAATGAAAGGCTGTTTAAACAACTTCAACAAACTCCCTTCCCCGTTCTATCCTCAAACATAAACAGTGTGTGATAAGCTCCCAGGCAGGCACACAAACCCTCCTTCGTTCTCGTCCCAGGCTCATTACAGAGCGCCAGAGAGCAGTTTGGACATGTTCCCTCCtggtgggagaggcagggttAGTCTCTCCCCGGGGCCTGTGAAGGAGCTCTGCACAGACTGggggcaggagacaggagagaaggggcgggagggggggatagaCTGGGGCAAAAAACGATGGGAgacgctgggaggggggggggggggcgggggacggaggggagcagggacaggTTTTGATTGGACAGAGTTATTGCCCTTTGCCTTTACAGATACAGTAAGTGGTGTTTTTAAGACTTTAAATCTGCTTCATATGAGAATATGGGGCCTCCATCTGTTttgatgaagggggggggggggggggagtataaaagggccagagtgtgtgtgtgtgtgtatgggggggaggGCCCAACTTTAATCATTGCCAAAGAGCATGAAGACAAGCCTGCTTCCTCCCACAAGAAGGCCGGGCCTGGGGCCTCAGAGCCTTGGCAAGCTCTCTGGGCCGGGGGAGGAAAACTAAATAAAAAGAGGGGGGATAGGGGGGAAGCTGGATCCCCTTTCACAATAAATGTTCAGTCTTGCTCCTCACACTGAGTCATGGCAACCTAAGTACACACCATATTTCAAGGTGTTGTCAGAGAGCAGCTGGAAAGACAGGAAGCCTCAGGTCCAAAAaacaaagaggggagaggaagagggagaggtgatcCGATTACAAATTGGGATTAACAACGGCTCGAATACTGTACCGCGTTGTCAATACGACTTTTTTACAAGCCACTGGGGTGATGTGGAAGCCTGGTATTAGTGGTGGCACTTGTGGCAGGAATCACAGGGCTATTCCCAGGGATACACAAGTCGGCCCAAACCAGCGATCCATAAACGAACTCGTCATATTTCCTCGACAATATTACAACTCCACAATCATTCTTAAGTACATGTACTGTGCTTGTCAGCTCCATGTTCCCATCATGgtttagatttttttattttgaggCCTCTGGGGTAGTAGTAAAACGGAAAGGCATTTTCTCACAATTGTGCTTCGGTGCCGTTTGACAAACCTCACTACAAATCTCGGGCAGGacagttttttgtgtgtgtgtgtgtgtgtgtggaggttttAAGTGAACGAGGCCTCGCCCTCTGAGATACAGGAAACATCTGGAAAAATCAggtcgggggaggaggggggaggtgcagAACCACAGGTTACAAACACGGGCCCGCGTCGAAGGTCCTcctcctaccacacacacacacacacactgacctccacTCAGGCCCAGAGCAGGCCTGCACACCGCTCTGCTGTGGCTCCAGCAGGAGCTAGCAGGGAAGTGAGGAATAACATTTACAGCTGAAAAGTCAACAGGTTCGTGTTTCCTGCCAAGGTATAAACACGGCCTCGTTTTGGAGTTAGGTCAGGAACACAAAGCAGCGCGAGACCAACCAATTAACTTTGAGCTGCGTGACACTTTCGTCTGAGGCTCCACAATTATGCTGAACCAGATATTAAAAGCGCGTACCGCTGCCATGTGCAAATGAAGCTGTAAAGAAGTCTCCAGAATGAAAACCAAGAGGCGAAAACCACAAAGACAGGCAAAAAGGAACACAACTGAAGAGGGGCTGTGTTCATACACACCCAACAAAGAAAACCCCAGTGTAAAACGACAGCAAACTATGATTTCATCAGCCTTGGCTACCTTGGCAGTGGtttgtctctcctctgtgtttggCTGGGGCGGGAGCCATGAGAAAGCAGTGCTTTTGGAGTTCCAGCAAGCACTGCAGCGGCAGCACAGGCCCGCCTGCTCACCGCAACGCCTCAaccgtagaggaggaggagtctggaggacaGGGTCAGCTGACCAGTATGAACACATGTAGCTCCCAACagctgtacagagagagagaggcagagagagaggcagagagagagagagaggcagagagagagagagaggcagagagagagagagaggcagagagagagaggcagagagagagagagagagagagagagagagagagagagagagagtctcataGCAGAACGGGAGACTTATTGTGGCGGTTGGAgtggtgtgttggggagggaaACCAAACAGACTACTCTTATTGCAAAGGGGAGTCCGTTCAGAGGGACAGGCAGCAGCCGTAGCTAGCTTCGAGCCCACAGTGGTCTTTCAGGATAAGGGCTCTTTGTTTTCTGTTCCACAGGGAAAATGAGAAAATAGCTTTGCCTGACAAGAAATCCTACTCCACTACACAGAGCAGGCCTTGAGCCACAACCTCCATTTCCCCAGAGAGCATGTCTCAGGACTGCTTACACAACCTCAATTCATGAGGAATAAGCTTCCATTTatgtttgtagtttttttgttgtaagGACAGTACCGGTTCAAAGCAccgaaacaacaacaaatattcAGGAGGTGTTCTTCATTGTCAGTTTTAGTTTTTCCGACACGGAGGTTCCAGGGCAGGCAAACTCATTAGGGGGTCATGTGACCAACTTTTCTACATGTAACTGAAATATCCACTCCTCCTGCTGAAGATTTGGTGGCAGGTCTTTCTTTCTACCagggcccccacccctcgcacaATTGGACCACAATAGAAACCCGACCCCACTAGGTTGTGGACCCACCCTCATCCGGAGGTGTCGAGTGACTCGGCTAGCTTCTCCTCCGACACGTCGAGACTCACTAGAGGGCCAGAGGCCCTGCTCCGGAGGGTGAAAGAAACAGAAACTCCAAAGATGAAAGATCACATAGTAAACCTATTATGTAGGCGGGTATTGAACATCGTGTCATGTAGATCAAGATAACTGTCACGAGTACATTTCGGTCTGCAATGTCTAAATAAGTTCTCCTTTTCCTGAGCGAACGCAGCCAGGGGCCCGGAGCGTCCAGAGgtacagaggggggaggtgccCCATCCGACACATATAAATAACAGCACTTAAGAGACAGCAGGGTGAACCAAGCCAATCGAGTTAAACACAACTTCTGTTTGGAATCGTCAAAAATAGCCCAGTACAGCTAAGAGACCTGTGTTTTTGACTAAGCTCTGGCTGGGAAAAGCCTGTTATTCTTTAACTACCCATAAGAGCAGTCTCTAGATTCCAAGTACATACAAGTCAGTGTAGAAGAAACCCTACCATTACAGCCTGAACCAAGTCTGTCTGTATAATACTGGACTGTTCAGTCTCTTCAGCAGCTCCTGTCTGATGACAACTCATTTATAGCAGGCGAAATTACAATGTGCCCATGTGGGCAGAGTTACACAAGAAAGAAATGTTTCAGACCTACTTGATATGCATGTGTGGGTATATTTCCATATAAACCAGGCGAGAAGTTAACCACTTGGCACATAAATCAAATGCCTCACCAAGATCACGTTACTGGAGTGAAACCGCAGCAAACGTCAAAATTGGGCTCCTGTTCTCAGAAAACAGGACCATAAACATAATAATGATGTACGTGTCGCCTTAACTGGAACACATCCACCGCTGAAATATCAAGATCACCCTTTGTTATGATACCAAGAGTTGACCCGATTAAATAGACCAACAATTCTCATGTGCctatttgtgtaagtgtgtgaatgtgtgtgtgtgtcaccagccTCTTTCACTTAGATCTTAATCCCCATTCCCTGTTCCCAGGGCCGTGAACAAGCCTGTGAGTGCTCTGTCTAACACCAGGGTGAGATATACAACAATAAATAGCCATAACTGTGGTCCCATGATCGAACACTGCctaagccccagcctcagccccagcctcagccccggcCTGTTCAGCAGGAATGTAAGGAATGAAGAGAGcctccacaacagcctccaccaGGAGCACGGACTGGCTCCACTGGCCAGCCATGTGCACCAATCACAGGCCTGGAATGTGTGGAATCCTAGAACCGCCACTCAGAACCATGCAAGCCCTCTGGCGCATGTCCAGAGTCCGACTTCAGCAACAGTGCTACCTGCACAGATGTACCCCACTTAGGAGCCAGCTGCATCGTCACACGCAACGCCAGGAGTGCTGCTGAGCTGAGGGGCCTAAAAAGCACAGATGTACGGACCGATTAACGGTAGCATttccaaagcaacgtacagaGGCGGCacttgaacctgtgacctcagtCGAATGCTCTCCAACTAAactctacccccccaccccaaaattACACAATGAGGTTGCAGGTGATCCAACAACTGCAGTTGTTAGCGTGTGATATAATGTTAGCGTCACCCCTGAGAAGCATTAGTGGTGGACCAGAGCAGGAGACACTACAGGATGTTCAGTCACACGCTAGAGGCTAGGGTCAACGTACAGCTGTGCGGCAAACAGCCGGCTCATCTTGACCAAATGCTCGTTGTCGCAGTCAATGTCGTCGTCGCCTTGGTCCCCGCTGTGCTTCCTCTTGCTGGGGCTGATGGGAGGAGGCCCCGTCCTGTGGCTGCTGACGGCCGAGGACAGGGTCATGGACTGCATCCTGGGGTCACCTCTCAGAGCTGCCtctcctggggagggaggggggggggggggaggaggagggtcaaaaacagaaaacaacagtTAGAACCGGGAAGATATGATCTCAGATGTGTTAACTCTTGACAGAAACACAGCCACATTCAAGGCTAGCTCTAAGAGCAGGCTAGGTCAAAGTCAGCGGGCACAAAACAATAGATGCTTACAGAAATGGCACGGTGACCCTGAACTGGCGCTGGATTGGTAATGATTGTGACCGTATCGCGGTTCCACCACATACCCTATCAGGCAATAAACCGGAGGGTGATAAGAGCAGATCTGCCTCCAGGTTGCCTCAACAAACACATTACAAGCGAGCcccattgtgctctgc
The window above is part of the Osmerus mordax isolate fOsmMor3 chromosome 1, fOsmMor3.pri, whole genome shotgun sequence genome. Proteins encoded here:
- the vgll4b gene encoding LOW QUALITY PROTEIN: transcription cofactor vestigial-like protein 4b (The sequence of the model RefSeq protein was modified relative to this genomic sequence to represent the inferred CDS: deleted 1 base in 1 codon), encoding METPLDVLSRAASLVHADDEKREAALRGDPRMQSMTLSSAVSSHRTGPPPISPSKRKHSGDQGDDDIDCDNEHLVKMSRLFAAQLGKPANGDCYRKDPRERSRSPIERAVAPSIGLHGNHPYAHMPSLAMDQPLALTKNNMDAARTMAPISPVVSSVARQQNRPSVITCAPANKRNCNLSHCPVSHNGCSSSLPPNYRRTPNTPTNTACDPVIEEHFRRSLGKNYKEPEPLANSVSITGSVDDHFAKALGETWLQIKAKGSSTSSPDSSPSNHMVNHNHSPSLVS